The following are from one region of the Salvia hispanica cultivar TCC Black 2014 chromosome 1, UniMelb_Shisp_WGS_1.0, whole genome shotgun sequence genome:
- the LOC125201276 gene encoding probable inactive histone-lysine N-methyltransferase SUVR2 encodes MGKGAKMKKEREIKFANAIEAMNIIGIKEEKVLPVLKTLVKLCDDNWALIEEGNYRALADAILVKDERDVEEQPRKNVDNGAQDHLEKEAREAEEPERPMKILKHGHLNHQTSSSSTSNTSMSPFRPKEPDKLSEMHCIKLNGTRGMEESPQNNAKRKMVTPLVVTSQSFGQSKGKQPSSSNSLVNENGDPNHPSSINGSQKSVRQTNAPRIPSHPMRLRDRGAGAASLQTPSRTVSKSSSHAIQQSEPKVPDTVWSLEKDKIGNDAIFKTKDAPTTDDEPHISHGGDSITKPTSLQYVRERRSTADVTMVLCESRNSGKLGTDLNRQSVIGDTTKSSAAGVRGAEALVISSLNGMVGSRSGADVPKPKSKVLSPPLNGRSGRPQLNKLNTEDNIVVNRENQGNCPEDINGLRWEAVQQPQLNGQTIKPIHDFVDISKGQEKFPIALVNEVNDERPPSFCYIRQNAIYQNAYANFCLARIGDNSCCSTCSGDCLSLSLPCACSYESGGEFAYTADGLVKEELLNECISMNLDPKQHCQFFCQQCPLERSKREDSIEPCKGHLVRSFIKECWIKCGCNIQCGNRVVQRGISRKLQVFMTPEGKGWGLRTLEDLPKGAFVCEYVGEVLTNAELFERVLSSPEGEKHSYPVLLDADWCAEGVLKDEEALCLDATYYGNVARFINHKCYDSTLVEIPVEVETPDHHYYHLAFFTSRKVKAMEELTWDYGIDFDDHDHPIKAFRCQCGSEFCRDI; translated from the exons ATGGGGAAGGGAGCAAAAATGAAGAAGGAACGAGAAATCAAGTTTGCCAATGCCATTGAGGCTATGAATATTATTGGGATCAAGGAAGAGAAGGTCTTGCCAGTACTGAAAACACTGGTGAAACTGTGTGACGATAATTGGGCACTTATTGAAGAGGGAAATTATAGAGCCCTTGCAGATGCTATACTTGTTAAAGATGAGAGAGAT GTGGAAGAGCAGCCAAGGAAGAATGTGGATAATGGA GCACAAGACCATTTGGAGAAAGAAGCTCGGGAAGCTGAAGAACCTGAACGGccaatgaaaatattgaaacatGGACATCTAAATCATCAAACTTCCTCCTCAAGTACTTCTAATACAAGCATGTCTCCTTTTCGTCCTAAAGAACCAGATAAACTATCTGAAATGCACTGCATCAAACTGAATGGTACACGAGGCATGGAGGAGTCACCCCAAAACAATgctaaaagaaaaatggttaCGCCATTAGTTGTCACGTCCCAGTCATTTGGTCAAAGTAAAGGAAAGCAGCCTAGTTCTTCTAACTCTTTGGTTAATGAGAATGGTGATCCCAACCACCCCAGTAGCATCAATGGGAGTCAAAAAAGTGTCAGACAAACAAATGCACCAAGAATACCTTCTCATCCAATGAGACTGAGAGATAGAGGTGCAGGAGCTGCATCTCTTCAAACTCCATCAAGGACAGTCTCTAAGAGTTCATCACATGCTATACAACAATCAGAGCCTAAAGTGCCAGACACCGTGTGGTCACTTGAAAAGGACAAAATCGGAAATGATGCTATATTTAAGACTAAAGATGCGCCAACCACTGATGACGAGCCAC ATATATCACATGGAGGAGATTCTATTACAAAACCAACATCACTACAATATGTCAGGGAAAGAAGAAGTACAGCTGATGTCACTATGGTTTTGTGTGAATCAAGAAACAGTGGCAAGTTGGGAACAGATTTAAATAGGCAATCAGTAATTGGTGACACAACTAAATCATCAGCTGCAGGTGTTAGAGGTGCCGAGGCCTTGGTCATCAGTTCTTTGAATGGAATGGTTGGTTCTAGATCTGGTGCCGATGTCCCTAAGCCAAAATCTAAGGTACTTTCTCCACCTTTAAATGGCAGGAGTGGTAGGCCACAACTGAACAAATTGAACACCGAAGATAATATTGTGGTAAACAGAGAAAACCAAGGCAATTGTCCTGAAGATATAAATGGTCTGAGATGGGAAGCTGTTCAACAACCCCAGCTGAATGGTCAGACTATCAAGCCAATCcatgattttgttgatatttccaAGGGACAAGAAAAGTTTCCTATTGCATTAGTGAATGAAGTCAATGATGAGCGTCCTCCTTCTTTCTGCTACATTCGCCAAAATGCAATATACCAAAATGCGTATGCAAATTTTTGTTTGGCTCGTATTGGAGACAATAGTTGTTGTTCTACCTGTTCTGGTGATTGTCTATCCTTATCCTTACCTTGTGCATGCTCATATGAAAGTGGAGGCGAGTTTGCTTACACTGCGGATGGCCTTGTCAAGGAAGAACTTCTTAATGAGTGTATTTCCATGAATCTTGATCCAAAGCAACATTGTCAATTTTTCTGTCAGCAATGTCCACTAGAAAGATCAAAACGCGAGGATAGTATTGAACCTTGCAAGGGGCATTTAGTAAGGAGCTTTATTAAAGAATGTTGGATCAAATGTGGCTGTAATATACAGTGTGGAAATCGAGTAGTGCAGAGAGGAATTAGTCGCAAATTACAg GTGTTTATGACGCCTGAAGGAAAAGGCTGGGGTTTACGCACACTGGAGGACCTGCCAAAGGGTGCCTTTGTCTGCGAATATGTTGGAGAAGTTTTAACAAATGCGGAACTATTCGAACGTGTTTTGAGTAGCCCTGAAGGGGAGAAACATTCATATCCAGTTCTTCTTGATGCTGATTGGTGTGCAGAAGGAGTGCTGAAAGATGAAGAAGCGCTTTGCTTAGATGCTACTTATTATGGAAATGTAGCACGGTTTATTAATCACAA GTGTTATGACTCGACCTTAGTGGAAATACCTGTTGAAGTGGAGACTCCCGATCATCACTACTATCAT CTTGCTTTCTTCACTAGTAGAAAAGTAAAAGCCATGGAAGAACTCACTTGG GATTATggaattgattttgatgacCACGACCACCCTATTAAGGCGTTCCGTTGTCAATGTGGTAGCGAGTTCTGCCGTGACATCTAA